A region of Liolophura sinensis isolate JHLJ2023 chromosome 8, CUHK_Ljap_v2, whole genome shotgun sequence DNA encodes the following proteins:
- the LOC135472514 gene encoding transmembrane protein 272-like, whose amino-acid sequence MADVEGGHVNRETSPPSYESTGPIGDEAPPSYESLFGKIKKTKDESEGTVDFTQNACKLCCSVICGSIVGLVILGLSTALPIAMIVIGSMYLHDCPVERYIPIYLVVGGSFGLFYFFISLCNRAKSKRDGEESDDSPAPCLSTILCLVSCFTTAWFIAGNVWVYRTYSIWSADPVSKNYCNQTLYLFAFWQLTACYIMLAIGLVLVVCCGCLLFCLSEKK is encoded by the exons ATGGCTGACGTAGAAGGTGGACATGTG AACAGAGAAACCTCGCCTCCATCTTATGAAAGTACAGGACCTATAGGAG ATGAGGCTCCACCATCTTACGAATCACTATTTGGGAAAATAAAGAAGACTAAAGATGAATCCGAAGGAACGGTCGACTTTACCCAGAATGCTTGCAAACTGTGCTGTTCTGTCATTTGCGGATCAA TTGTCGGTCTTGTTATCCTGGGCTTGTCCACAGCGCTTCCCATAGCTATGATCGTTATTG GTTCCATGTATCTTCACGATTGTCCAGTGGAGAGATACATCCCGATTTACCTTGTAGTCGGTGGGTCATTTGGCTTGTTCTACTTCTTTATAAGCCTCTGCAATCGCGCCAAATCCAAGAGAGATGGAGAGGAGAGTGATGACAGTCCGGCGCCATGTCTATCCACAATTCTCTGTCTGGTATCTTGCTTCACTACGGCCTGGTTCATTGCAG GAAATGTTTGGGTGTATAGGACATACAGCATATGGAGTGCAGATCCAGTGTCCAAAAACTACTGCAATCAGACGCTCTACCTGTTCGCCTTCTGGCAGCTGACCGCCTGTTACATCATGTTAGCTATAGGACTCGTTCTCGTGGTCTGCTGTGGCTGCCTGTTATTCTGTTTGAgcgaaaaaaaataa